tataatttttatggacCCTCCCCACCAAATAATTCATGGTCTCTttctaattatttaatgatatttcaacaatttttttcatgtcattgacacataattttggtattttttttatattttgaacacAGAATCTCGAACTTAAAACTTCGAACCCAAAATCcaaatcttaaaccctaaaccttgaCTCTCAAACTTAGGACTCCAAGTTCGAGTTTGGGGTTTAGGAAATTCAAGGTCCAAGATTCAAGTTTGGATTCAAGTTTAGATTTGGGTTTTAGAGTTTGAATTCGAAGTTTGAGTTTGGCGTTTAAGATTCAAGATTTTaggtttggggtttaaaatttttcTTCGAGATTCTGgttaaaaaaattaccaaaattatgtgtTAATGACATGGAAAAAATTGATGAAATGTCATTAAATTATCGGAAGAAACCATGGATAATGTGGTGGGAaggattcataaaataatttctctatttATTTAGTTAaactatattaatatatttttatacttattCCTTGCATATTCCCATACATCTAGCCCATTCAGTGAACTAAACTACGTAATACTTATAACATTTTTATTCTATTCTCATTGCATAGCTATTCAATGCTTACTCTATTCGATTTTTGCGAACCAAACGTGCTGAAAATATAATATGATAAACACACGAACTTAATTATACAATTTTATACTACAAATTAGTTCCTCTAATAAAATCTCCTATCACAATAAAGGTTTTGATTATATTTTTGCTTTGCTTGATTCTTTCTTGAATTATCTTCAATTACGAGTGCTAAAAATTCTCATAAATTCATCAATTATAAGTTGAAACAATTTTGATCAAAATATTCCAATCAAATTATAATAGCTTAGTAGATATTCCTCAATGCAACGCACTTACATAAATCATTTGTTTTACTCAATGATTTTATAATGAACTACATGTTATGAGATTGATAATCTTACTCGTTAAATGTTGTTTGATTGAATCGTGTGGATGAGTTTAAATAAAAATCCTCGTGAATATTACTATTTCTGGTAACAGGGTTGAAAGAAAATAAATCCTCGGCGGTATTGAAATTTAGGCCATGCAAAAAGACAGGATGTAGTTTAAGCAAAAAGAAATTGTAATAACAATGTGAAAACTATACCAAGATTGGTTATGATGGACGGTAATAATTACGATGTGGTCAGAAGATATCCTTTGTAGAACAGTAGTAATGGACTGGTTGATTATTAGATAACTTGTGACTCCGTGCCCAACATCTTGGGTGAATTCTCAATAATTTGCACCACTTTGTTAGGGAAGATTTACAGCTGGGTTCAAATAATGTGCTTAGAGTTCAAATTTATTCACACTCCATTTTTCCAAGATAGAAAGTTAAGAGTTCATATGTAAGAAGCTGACTAATTATGTCAGGCCCTACTGTAACAAATGTGAAACCAGGGCATTGATTGCCCCAACTTCCAACAAAACCAGAATCAAGGATACTGTGAGCCATAACAGTTTTACCAACTATGACACAATACAGTTTCTCTTACCACCCAAAAAAAGGCATTATTGCAAAAAAGCTATAATTAACACAATGTGTGCAACATGATGCAAAAGCCACAGAGAAAAATGAAGATATCTTACCTTTTTGAATGAGCTACAAGCAAAAGGGGCTATATACATGGATGATTTATTAAGTTGAATCAGTTAAAGGGCAACTCTCCTTTGGCAGGTTAACTACATGATGTGGAGTTATCATCTACCTGCCAATGCAGAGAAGCCCTGCAACCAGTTCAGGACTTAGTGATGATCAATTTATTGATTTTGTGGCACAAGTAGGGCTTAAAACTACATGCACCAATGGTGGATAAGTTGTTTAAGGCACATATAGGATATAGCATATGCTGAGGATATCTTTTTCCTTTGGTGCCTGCTTTCTACGCAAAAGGCTCTTTTTACATGGAAAAAAAAGGGGCCTCTTTGACAGATTCTACGCTTTGCATGATTTTGACCTATGAATGCTGTCAAAATTCTTTTGAATAGAGGAAGAGGGAGAAACCAGCGTAAAGAAGGGAAGATGCCTAGCTTTTCCCAATATTATCTAGGTGCTATTAAAAACTGGGCCTATACTAGTATATGTCTTCCTTACATTAATTTTTTTGGTTGAATTCTACTATTTGTCCCTATACTTTTTCaatactttttttaattttaaaatttcagtcttCTCCAAACAATAACCGTCAAAATTAATTACGTTAAAGCtctgtttttttaaaatttgatgcgGCAAGCACATTATCTTATGTATAATGTCATGTTAGTTTGTTATTTACACATAGTACTTACTAAAACTCTAATTAATGGATTAATGACTTTTATTTGCATCAAGACtggaattttcaaaatttgaaaagtatcgAAACTTAGAATAATCCAATCCGAGAATATGGACCAAATCTACGCATAACACATGACTAGTAATTAAATTTAACCAAATAGACCTAAATACTATTGTTTACGccaagactaaaatttcaaaattcgaaaaatATAGAGACcaaatttgattaaattaaagtaCATAGATTAAATTCACAGTTTTCATAAAGTAAAAGGACTAATGCCAGCATTTAACCTTAGTCATTTTGTGTTTGACCCATAACTTTGTGTAGGTATggagataaaattataaaaatatttttagtacTGCATGCATTTAATTTTGTTTAGTTTCTTATAGCATTTTGATTTTTCATATGTGTTTGAATTATTGTTCGATCACTGAACCAGATTTATCATGAAAGGCAAAAACAATTGAACAACAAAATAAACATAACATTTTTCAATGTCAAACATCCATTAATGCAACTCTTGGACAAATGTATTAACTTAAAAGACTTCAAATTCTGGACCACTCAATACGTAATGACAAGTCAAGAACATCCATCCATCCATCATGTCTTgatcaaaagaaataaaaatcaaCCATAACGAATCATGAGGATTCTTAATTGCCTAGTCTCTCTCTCAATATCTTCACACCCATGTACCTGCATCATCACATCAAACTAAAATGTCAATTTTAAAAAACCCAACATAAAATGAATAATTTTGCTAGTGATTAATTTATGTACTACCTTCCAAGCATCATGACAGTGGCCTGAGGATTAGTCCCAGGCGAATAGTTGAAAGTGGAACCGTCGATAACCCTTAGAGCTTCGACACCAAGTACCTTATAATCGGGGTCAACAACCCTGCTAACTTGGCAGCCACCATGATAGTGCCATATAGTCATCACAGTGTCTCTGCAGAACGTTTCAAGTGGGATTGAGGAGTTGTAATGTCTAGGCAGCAAGTTTATTGGGGAATGTTCTGTCATGTTAACGAGTCCTGGCCAAGACATGTAATCATATCTGAATTTAGAGAATGACTCCGATTCAACGATTTTCCCTATGGTTTGAATCCCTTGAACACATCTTTGCAAGTCTAGTGGATGCTGGAAATAATTGAAGGTGACGGATGGGTTATCGTCTGGGTTACGGGTTTGGAGCTCCAAATGGCCTGTTGAGATCGGACCCATAATTTTTTCCAAGATGAATCCACCTTGTAAAGCTGCCTGGTCAAGATTATCCAAGTATTCAACAGCTCTGGCAATGGCTTCTGGGGTCCTTTGTTTAGGTGGCACCGTAGATAGCTGACCAATCTGCATAGTAAAATTGTAGGGTAAAGTTCAATCTTCTAAGCTTAAATGAATAGCATCCAAAACTTATTATACCTTAGGTGAGAACATGCCATAGTTTCTTGAAGTAGTAGTAACAGAAGCACTAAAGGTTTCACCACTTGCAGCTTCAATGTAGCTCCCAAAATGTGTGATACCAACGACTTCGATAAGTGAAACCTCAACCGGAATAGGAGACGGGACAAAAACGGCGTTCATGGGGTTATCACACATGCCTTGGCCAACCAAGGGTTGGTCTAACACCACTGGGATATTGTGAGATCTAAGATGAGCAACCGGTCCTACTCCACTCAGCATCAACAGCTGTGGGCTTCCCAATGCTCCCGAAGATATAATGATTTCGTTTTTAAACCCATATTTAAGATATGCTCTATGTTCAATCCCTGATCCATCTCTGAAAATCACACCATATGCCTCTGGTCTGCTTCTTCTCCCTATTATTTGAAATGGGACATAATGGTTTGGTAGTATGATAAATATAGAATTTGACCATTTGAGCTGTGTTATTAGATAATGTACCTCTAAATCTAAACAAGATTTTTTGCACAGTAGCATACAAAAGGACGGTGAGACCTCGAGGGTTGGCATACTCCAACAAGTCAGCAGCTGTGTGCCTATTCCCTTGTTCATCAAATATTGTCCCACCAACTTTGGTCCCATTAATATGGTCAAAGGTGAACCCATTGAATGGCACCACCCCAACCTCTAACAAACCGTTCCTCACAGCCGATTGCCAATGCCCCAAATGTGGCTCAAATGCCACTAATTTTTCAACCCACTCGTATGATTGATTCACTAGTCTTCCATCCCACCCCGCTTGCCTAAAAATAACAACATAacaaatatacatatacacacatatatatgaaaaattATATCATGAGCATATGATGCAAACTTGGTACCTGATATATTCAGGAGAAGCGCGTGTATAAAACCCCGCATTCAGACAGCTTCCGCCGCCCAAGACGCGTGCTCGTGAATTAATTACGCCGTCCGTGGAGATAAACCGCTGTGACGGGGACCACGGGGAAAGGTCGGAGAGGGAAGCACCGAAATTAACCAATTTAGTGATGTTGGGGTCACCATAAGGGGAGCCACCTCGTTCAAGGAGCAAGACGTTGGCACGGTGAGATAATGTGGCAGCTAAGGGGCAGCCAGCGGTGCCACCACCAACAACTATGTAGTCGTAATAAGACAAGAATGGTGCTGATGTTGCATTGTGCATGAAGGAGTAGTTTGGGGCTGTTGGGATGCAGATATATTCATATATAGTTTAGGACCTCACGACGTTTTTGCataaaaataattgttttttATACTAAAAAATAAACTTCATGTTAAGATTTCAGGTATAACAAATAAATAGTACCGTTTTCAGAGGTAGAAAAGCCATGAAAGAGGAGAAATCCAGCAAAGGCAGCGTAAACAAGTCTCCACCATCCAAGACTCATTGTCTCAAAATGATACCACACAAATTGTTAACAAAtgcttgtgatatatatatatatactcctatGCATGTATACCAACAAAGTGCAAAACCTGGTCTTGCCTCTTATAGACTacataaaacaaagagaaaaaaatgttgaAGGGCAATCCAGCAACAATGTCTACGGAGATAGGTTATGGGAACAAAGATTCTTGATTGTGTTTATCGGTCATAAAAGGCAAAACCAAGGTGAAGAATGTCCAATCTTGTAGGCAAAAGCTTAAGGAAATGTTCAAGAAAATGCACAATATGTGATTTCGATGGAGCAAACATATTTGCAGGAGATCCACCCAGAGTTAAGTTTAACTATTTTTTTTACCCGGAAAAAGAGAAGGCTATGGCCTAGGACAGTGAAACTTCGGATACTCAATAAAAGTCGAAGAGGGGTGATTTTCAAATCTacttttttagggtttttttcacTAATCTTCTCAAAGTATTGTCCGGATTCCAAATTGGTTCATGAACCTTAAAGCCTTCTAATTGAGTCTTCAAAATATCAATATTGTATCAATTTTGGTCTTAAATGCTAGTTCGGATATGACATAaagtatattttaaattgttgatTATAGTtcaaatgtatatataaaacttaaaattttaattcaatagTACACATCTTGACTTGTGCAGAGAGGTAATTAAAGTTCTTGTTAGACACTCGTTTGGCACGGATTCAAACCATGATACCCCCATCCCCCACCCCTAATATTgtatcagaaaaaaaaaaaaaaactattgagGCAGTTTTGAAAATGCCACAATAGTGTCCATTGATTCTAGTACTGCTCAACCTCGTAACTTGCCATATATGAAATAGGTAATTTCTTGTAACAAAATCGTTGGGCTATGATATTTGCTGATATTTTGGACATGTGCAAATCCTTCTATAATATCTAAACACGTTATAGGAACATAATTAAGCAAATTGGCTTCCCCAGTTTGAGAAGATTGGATTGGAACAAGTAATTTGGTAGCATATCCTGAAAATTTGAAGACTTATCTTGGTCATATGAATATATTATCCTTACTGATTTTTCTGCTATTTTGATGGGAAGAATGATTGTAATTTACCTTTTATCTTAAAGCCTAAAACTTTTATATATTGAAAGGCTTGTGTAGGTAAAGTGTGTGGAAAATTTTAGCACTTATTTTGTTATTTAGAACTTGTTTTTCAAAGTACTAAGTAATCAAGCGAGtcaatattttttattaagtttTCAGGGGAAAAACTTAGAGTATATTAGGTGCAAAAGTGAGGTTGCTAATCTGGTAAGCGTTAGTGCTTGTACTCACTTGTGAGAGATGTTAAGATAGTGAATTATCTCTATGGATAAAATCATAGGGGAAATGAACTATGTAAACATACCAAGTGTTTATTTTTTTCTGCTTAGTTCTTCACCAGTACTTGAAGTAGTTGACATTGTTTGGTTTTTGCTTGCAAATTTGGACATAACAAAAACACgtaaattaaattgtaaacaaTTTTGTACCTATTGCATGGACAACTTTGGCATAACACGTTAAAAATGTGAAACCAAGCTGTCAATGCAATAGATACACATATgtgtttataatttaatcaatgtATTTTAAATATGCTTCATGTCATATTTGAGTTGGTATTATGCCGAAGCTAATAGCTAAGCTTTGATGAGAGAATCTAATTGATACAATAATAACTAAGAGTTAATTTCTCACTGTTtttaaaaagtgcttttgaaaaatgCTCTAAAAAAATGCTTATGAAAAGTGTTTTTAAAAAGTTTAGTTTAAATTTAAGTGTTCAAGATATTcttaaaagtgtttttgaaaataaaatgtcttatttttaatattatgcaTTTGAGTATTATTCAAATTTGTTAATATTATgatcttttaataaaaatataaaaaatttattataactcgttattaatattttaatatatgtaatataagttttaaatatttgtaaGTAATTTTAATTTAAGTTCAAAAGTTGTTTATTCAAGTATTGTTTATGATTTCAAAACACTTTTCAAAAGTAATAAGAAACAAATCTTAATACTTTTAAGATTCAATTAAAATGTTTTGAAGTTTGAgactaatttaaaattcaaaaaaaatttgagGGTGTTTGGTAGAATTAACCCTTCCCCTAAAATATATGATATAGTTCTTCCGTGTCCACCAgaatttattttcttgttatataTGGACATAGACATTGTACGGACAAGTAGGTAGAGAGGGCAGTTGGGCGTGCTTGTTATATAAGTGTCCTAATAGATTTAAGGCCAAGAAAAGTAGTTACTTGAgtgtatatatttcatatatgatcggtgcaatttaaaattttcaccaATAGATTTATTAATGCTTTTTTTCCTATAAGTATTTATAAAGAAAatattaatttgtttatttatgaAATTGTGAAACTTAAAAATGTAGTGATTATGTATAAAATACGAAGAATTCATGAGCCTAGTTGTCGCCGACAAGTGCTTAGCTTGCTTCCAAGCCTTGCCTTGTATAGTAGTTGAGGCAATGGACCGAAGGAGCCTTAAGCGCTTGTACAATAATTTATTCATCAAGTGAATAATGCATGAGGATGAGGTTGCATTTTAATTGGTATTCATGTAGGCTTAGTCACTGCTACTAAGATTAGTCATTTGTAGTCAGTAAAGTGGTACcgaattttcaaacaaaatatatatatgaccATTTGAGCGGTAACTAATTAAATCCCAGCTAGAGATAAATGGGAGCTAATTAAAAGTAACCGCATAATGCTATAGCTACATGCTACTTTCTACCCAAATCTCACCAACATCATTACTAGTGCTTGAGGTTTTAAGTCACTATTTTAAGTAATAAACTATTAAAGAATGAGACTATATTTGAGATCATTTACATGCTCCAGAAACAGATGGTGTGGATACAGAAGATATATGATACTTAAAACATTTGGAAAAATCTAGAAGAAAAATTGAACATATTCGTTTTGTACACATACCTATATGTAAAGTTCATCTATCATGCCGGGATAAAAATAAACTATAAGCAAAAGAAGTGGAAGCATTCTATAGGTCTAGAACTTTTCGGCTCTATTTGAGCCCTCAATTGAATGGAACCAAAATTTTATCAAAGCTACAATTACAGAGATAATCAATGCCCTGAGTGAGTCACAATACACAGCATTGATAAGatataataatgatgatgatgatgatgaaaacAACTTTTGAACAGGTAAAACCTGTAAAGGATCATGATTGAATTGTGAAGGAGATACTGATTTTTCTTCTTCTTGCTATAGAGTCGATCAATACAGAGAGTTGTAGGTAAAGCATGTAGCAGCAATAGAGATGACGCATATCAGTAGTGAAGGAAGTAGAGTGATATTCAAAAGCTGACTCTGACCTAAGAAGCCAGCCATTGTTATTGTGGCATCTGCAATCACTCGAGCAATAGTCCCAGCTTCTGTCGAAAGTAGTCCCCCATTGTAGGTTCCACGTGACAGCCTAGATGACATAACCCGAGATAGCAGCGACAAGTTGACACCTGCAAAGGTCAAGAAAATTTTGAACAACAAAGCCCCATTCAACAAAAGACACACTTGGCTGTATTCTAGTGTGAATATGAACAGACTGTTCCCTTCGAACAAAAGGGTGAAATGTAACTAAACAGACGTTCCCAATTTTTCATGTAAAGAGGGAAGGCACGCTAGTTTAGGATGGCTTAATCTTCGGTTCTAATAAATAAGTTGCTTCAACTTGAGATACAGCTATGGCGGAGCAGCATTTCAAATATGCCAACATCATGCCATGTCATAtataaaacaacaaaaataatacCTACCTTCAAGTACTTCAGCAGAAACAAACATGATGAGCCCTGAACATACATACTGGGGTACGGAGTATGGTATTATTACATGGAAGCTTAGCAGTATGCCTACGCAAACCATAATTTCAGAT
This window of the Gossypium arboreum isolate Shixiya-1 chromosome 12, ASM2569848v2, whole genome shotgun sequence genome carries:
- the LOC108481411 gene encoding protein HOTHEAD-like isoform X1 → MSLGWWRLVYAAFAGFLLFHGFSTSENAPNYSFMHNATSAPFLSYYDYIVVGGGTAGCPLAATLSHRANVLLLERGGSPYGDPNITKLVNFGASLSDLSPWSPSQRFISTDGVINSRARVLGGGSCLNAGFYTRASPEYIRQAGWDGRLVNQSYEWVEKLVAFEPHLGHWQSAVRNGLLEVGVVPFNGFTFDHINGTKVGGTIFDEQGNRHTAADLLEYANPRGLTVLLYATVQKILFRFRGRRSRPEAYGVIFRDGSGIEHRAYLKYGFKNEIIISSGALGSPQLLMLSGVGPVAHLRSHNIPVVLDQPLVGQGMCDNPMNAVFVPSPIPVEVSLIEVVGITHFGSYIEAASGETFSASVTTTSRNYGMFSPKIGQLSTVPPKQRTPEAIARAVEYLDNLDQAALQGGFILEKIMGPISTGHLELQTRNPDDNPSVTFNYFQHPLDLQRCVQGIQTIGKIVESESFSKFRYDYMSWPGLVNMTEHSPINLLPRHYNSSIPLETFCRDTVMTIWHYHGGCQVSRVVDPDYKVLGVEALRVIDGSTFNYSPGTNPQATVMMLGRYMGVKILRERLGN
- the LOC108481411 gene encoding protein HOTHEAD-like isoform X2; translation: MHNATSAPFLSYYDYIVVGGGTAGCPLAATLSHRANVLLLERGGSPYGDPNITKLVNFGASLSDLSPWSPSQRFISTDGVINSRARVLGGGSCLNAGFYTRASPEYIRQAGWDGRLVNQSYEWVEKLVAFEPHLGHWQSAVRNGLLEVGVVPFNGFTFDHINGTKVGGTIFDEQGNRHTAADLLEYANPRGLTVLLYATVQKILFRFRGRRSRPEAYGVIFRDGSGIEHRAYLKYGFKNEIIISSGALGSPQLLMLSGVGPVAHLRSHNIPVVLDQPLVGQGMCDNPMNAVFVPSPIPVEVSLIEVVGITHFGSYIEAASGETFSASVTTTSRNYGMFSPKLSTVPPKQRTPEAIARAVEYLDNLDQAALQGGFILEKIMGPISTGHLELQTRNPDDNPSVTFNYFQHPLDLQRCVQGIQTIGKIVESESFSKFRYDYMSWPGLVNMTEHSPINLLPRHYNSSIPLETFCRDTVMTIWHYHGGCQVSRVVDPDYKVLGVEALRVIDGSTFNYSPGTNPQATVMMLGRYMGVKILRERLGN